One Nostoc sp. CENA543 genomic window, GCATTAACAGCGTTAGTTGCATGGTTAACAATTAGCGAAGCGTTAAATGCGACGCAAAATGTGGGAATTGGGATTGTAACTTTCGGAATTGCGCTGTTGAGTGGAGAAAAGTGGATTAAATCATTGAATATGAGGAGTTAATCTCATTTAATTTTCGGGAATTCCCTACAAGTTCAGTGCATAACCATAATCATCTGTAACAAAAAGTGGTGTTTAGTGCGATCGCAATATTTCTAAAAACCTCACTTGCTGTGGAAGCTTGTTTATTTGTGGCGATGGGATTTCCGCTATCCCCACCGCTACAAATCCGCGAATCAATAGGGATTTGTCCCAGTAGAGGCGTTTGTAATTCGGCTGCGAGTTGTTCACCGCCACCACTACCAAAAATATATGTGCGTGAACCACAATCCCCACAGGTTAAGTAACTCATATTTTCTACGATACCCAGTACCGGCACACCGACTTGGCGAAACATATATATATTACGTCGAACATCTGCAACAGCTACTTGCTGCGGAGTCGTCACCAAAATCACGCCACAAATTGGACTTTCTTGAATAATCGTAATTTGAGCATCACCCGTACCTGGGGGTAAATCTATCAATAAATAATCTAACTCCCCCCATTCCACATCATTGATAAATTGGGTAATAATTTTGTGCAGTACAGGCCCCCGCCAAGCCAAAGGACGATTTTCTTCTGCTAGTAAACCCACCGACATTAATTTAATTCCCTGCACTTCTAAAGGTAAAAACTTCTCACCTGTAGGAGTCTGAATGACTTCAACATCAGCTTGTCCTAAACCCAACATTTGCGGCACATTCGGCCCATAAACATCCGCGTCTAATAGCCCAACTTTTGCCCCTTGTAAACTTAAAGCGGCGGCAATATTTACAGCAGTTGTTGATTTACCAACACCACCTTTACCACTAGAAATTCCTAGAGTTATTTTCACACCAGGAATTGTGCAAATTTGAATATAAGTCTTTTTACACCAAGACAAAGCTGATAATTTAGCTTCAACTTCTGTTTGTAATTCCTGCTGATGAGAACCAATATATAAACGCAAGTAAACATAGTCATCAACTATGCGGAGATTCCGCACCATGCCCAAACTTACAATGTCATTTTTTAAAGTTGGTTCAACAACTTGTTTGAGCAGTTCTACTACTTCTTGTTGACTCATTTAAACAGTTGCCAAAATATCTTTTATCCAAGCCTCTTCTTCGGGCGATCGCCTGATTTTCAAAGGTTGTGTATAATCAATTGCTAAATCAAATCTAGCACGTTCGTATACTTCATTGAGTAACCTTTGTAAGTCAACAATTGGCTCAGATTCACTTTCATGCAAAGGTATAGGAAAAACCGGAATTGGACTTTTCAAATCGAAGGTATATAAATCGGCATCAGGTCTGTTGTAGCTGCGACTTACCAAAATACTATAATCTGTGATTTTTACACCTAAAATTGGCATTGGCTCACCTTGCTTTAGCAGGTCAATTTCTACCAAATTAGTCGCAGAAGCTAAAATTTTATGTCGTTTGTTCTCGTAAGCAATTCTACCTTCTTTTGAGATTTTATTTTTAGGTGAAAGTATTTCAATGACAGCTACTACTTCTTTATTTTGAGTTGAGCGCACCTCTAAAAATCTTTCAGTTACCTGTTCAGGTATGGGAACTTTAACTTTAGTAGGTTCGCTAAGTTTTGCAGCAGTCAAAGTTGTGCTGCTATCTGGAATATTACGGTTAGCAACTGCTACATCAGCAATTCCCACCAGTAAGATATCATCTACACTTGTATAAACTCGCTCTTCAATAGAAACTCGGTATTTAGGCGCGATTTGAGGAGTCAAATCATCAGCTATAGCGACAATCAAACGATTATGAACTTGATGCCAAAGTTCAGGCTGTTCTAAATACGGGTTCATTCCAGGAAATGGATTTCCCATGACACTTTCCCTTAATTATTGACTACTCCCCTGATACTATTTTATCTGTTTGTATCTTGTTAATTGCTCGTTGTGCTTGAATAGCAACTTCCCTATCAGGATCATCTAAAGCTTGTTGCAGAGCGATGATAACATCACAATGAGCTAAATTACCAAGAGCAATTACAGCTTCTTTGCGAACATCTGCGTATTCATCTGCTAAAGCTTGAATTAATTTCGGCATAACTTGCATATCTGGAATTTTTTGTAAAGCTTGTGCTGTTGCTTTTCTGACTTGCCAATGTTCATCACTGAAAGCAGTTTCTAAGGCGAAAATTGCTTGATGATTTGCATGAATAGCTAGAGATTGAGCTGCATTACGCCGCACTTGCCAGTCATGATCATTAGTCAGTGCTTGACTAAGTTTATTAATTACTTCTGTATCTTGCAAATGTCCCAGAGTCAAAGCCGCAGCCCGCCGCACAACTGCTGAATCATCAAAAATTAAATCTAAAGCTTCTGGGCATTTATCTAATTGATTCAGATAACGCAATGTAGTGATTGCGGTTTCTCTTAACTCAGGATTATCTGATTGTAAAAATGATAATATATAAGGTAAAGATTGAATATCATGAATTTTACGCAACAGCACTAAAATATTAATTTGTGTATTGATATCATCAATTTGTAGTTTATCTAGTAAAAGTAATAAATCATCTGGACTAACTAACTCATTTAAAGCTGACGCAGCTTCAGTGCGAATATCTTCATCTTGCGAACTCAAGCAGTCAATTAAAGCAGGAATCGCCACAGGATTAGCAATTTCCCAAAGAGCAGATATAGCTATTTTCTGGACAGCAACATTTTCATCATTAAGGGCAATAATTAAAGCATCAATTGTCTCTTCTTCGCCGAGATGTTGTAGAGTTTTGACAGCTACTAAGCGGTCATTGACATCAGGCGATCGCAACATTTCCAACCATTGATTTAATTCAGAATCAGCACTTATAGACATCCTAAATCCTCTCCAAAACTCTTTCTCTCTGCGCCTCTACGCCTCTGTGTGAAATTCACATTATTCCTAAATAACGACCTAATTACCGCAACAAAAAAGGAATCTGCACCGTAATAGCATTAGTAGGACATTCCTTTTCACAAGGTAAACAAAACCAACATTCATCATATTTCATATAAGCTTTCCCCGTCTCTGGATTCTTAGCCAACACATCTAAAGGACAAACTTCAATGCAAGCCATACATTTTTCCAAACATTTTGATTCATCAACAATGACAGGAACATCTACCCTCTGATTAATTAAAGCCATAAAACTCCTATTTGATTTTGTAATTAAACAGTTAGGCGGTAAAATAGATGAGGTAAATTAGCATGGATAATTTCACGCTCATACTTAAATCCCAACTTTTCCATTACTCTTTGCGAAGCTTCATTCGTCGTGAGCGTAAAGCAAACTATATCTTTTAATTTCAGTAACTCAAAACCAATTTTTAAGATTTGCTCACCCATTTCTGTAGCCAATCCTTGACCCCAAAATTTATCCATGAGTGCATAAGCTAATTCCACCTCATTAATACCTTCTACAATAGTATTGCGAAGTCCAGCACGACCAACAAATTGATGATTATTCTTGTCTCGAAATACCCATAAGCCAAAACCGTAACTTTGCCAATGATGTAAGTTATTGAAAATAAATAGCCGTGTCTCTTCATCAGAACGCACACCGCCTAAAGTAGTCATAACTTTTTGATTTTGGTGCATTCGACAAAGTTCATGCAAATGCTGGAATTGTAGCCGCTCTGCTAGCAGACGAGATGTAGAAAATGTTTCTATTATCTGCATATTTTTGATTATTTTAACTATCACCTCACAGCTACATTGTATAATTCTTGGGCTGTATCTACTTTGACAATATAAGGTTCTACTGGACGCTTAAACAATATCATTTGTCCTGATTCATTTTTTCTTAAGTTGGTGTGACAAAACCATTCATCATCATTTTTTTCTGGATAATCTAAACGGTAATGATATAATCCCCAGCGAGTTTCTTGGCGATATAATGATGCTCTGGCTGCCATTTCTGCACAGTCTCGAATAAAATGTACTTCCAGAGAACGCATTAATTCATGGGGGTCACGCGCACCCATTAAATCTAATGTTTGTTGATATTGGACAAAATGTTTTAAGCCAATTTCGATTTTGTTACCTGATTTGGGTGGTTGGAGATAATCATTAACTAAGCGTCTGAGTTTATATTCTACCTGGGTATGAGGTACGCCATTTGGTCTAGTTAATGGGGCATAAATTCTGGTTTTTTCTGTTTCTAAAAACTCGGCATCTGGTTCGCTAAAATCTAAATCTTGGATATATTCAATGGCATGAGTTCCGGCTATGCGACCGAACACAAAAGCCCCAATCATATAATTATGGGGAACGCTGGCCATATCTCCGGCTGCATATAAACCGGGGACTGTAGTTTGAGCGTTTTCATTTACCCACACGCCAGAAGCACTATGACCGCTACATAAGCCAATTTCAGAAATGTGCATTTCTACGCCGTGGGTGCGGTAATCTTCATTTCTCCCTTGATGGAAACGTTCTCTACTTGGTCTTTCATTTGCCCAAAGTATGGATTCAATTTCGGCAATTGTATCTTCATCAAGATGGGTCATTTTGAGTTGGACTGGCCCTTTTCCTGAGTTTAACTCTTTCCAGATTTCCAACATCATTTGACCACTCCAATAGTCACAACTAATGAAGCGATTTCCTTCGGCGTTGGCTGTATGTGCGCCAAAAGGCCCGGCGACATAGGCGCAGGCGGGGCCGTTGTAATCTTTAATTAAGGGATTAACTTGAAAGCATTCAATGTTGCTAAGTTCTGCACCTGCGTGATAAGCCATTGAATAGCCATCGCCGGCGTTAGTAGGATTTTCGTAAGTGCCGTAGAGATAGCCGGAAGCAGGTAAGCCGAGTCTGCCACAAGCACCTGTACAAAGGATGACGGCCTTGGCTTGAATGATTATATAGTCGCCGTTTCTGACATCAAATCCTACCGCACCAACAGCGCGTCCGTCTTTGACTAATACACGGGTAGCCATCACACGGTTTGTAACTTTGACTTTGTGGCGTTTGACTTGACGGGTGAGAATGGTTTTCAGGTCTTTGCCTTCTGGCATGGGTAAGACGTATTTACCCACACGATGCACCTGTTTTAAGTCGTAGTTACCTTGGGCATCTTTTTGAAACTTCACACCCCAACTTTCTAATTCTTGAATGACTTCGTGACCTAATTTACCGGTTTGATAGACGGCTTTTTGGTTAAGAATGCCATCGTTGGCGAGGGTGATTTCCCGGACGTACTGTTCTGGGGTGGAGTGTCCGGGGATGATGGCGGTATTGACTCCATCCATCCCCATTGCGATCGCACCACTCCTTCTGATGTTAGCCTTTTCTAATATCAGCACCTCTGCATCTGGATTTGCCTGCTTGGCTTTAATACCTGCCATTGTGCCAGCCGTACCGCCACCAATGACGAGTACATCAGTTTTTATCCGTTGAGTATTGATATCCATAATTTTCGGGGATTGAGGATTGGGGACTGGGGACTGGGGATTGGGCATTTCTCCCCCTGCTCCCTGCCTTATTTATTGCCTTGCCAAACTATGTCTTTGACTTGAATTTGCTTGGGAATGAGTTTGATTTTGTAAAAGGTATCGGCAATATCTTGTTGTTTGTTAATTACTTCATCGGTTAACGGCAGAACACCATACTGTCGGCGTTTCTCGGCAACTTCTAAAGCGGCGGCGGGAATGCCTAATTCTGGTTCTAGAAATTTAGCTACTTCTTGGGGATTATTGGCTGCCCATTTATCGACTTTGGTGACTTCATCTAACAGGGTTTTCAATACATCTGGGTGGGAATTTACAAAGGCTTGACTCGCCAGATAGTAGCCCCGATTGGGTGCTAAATTTGTGGCATCTGTAAGAATTCTTGCACCTGTAGCCTGTTCAACTGCTGCCAAGAAAGGGTCCCAAATTGCCCAGGCATCAACGTTACCACCTTCAAAGGCTGCACGGGCATCTGCGGGGGTGAGATAGGCGGGTTTTATGTCAGTATAGTTTAGTCCGGCTGCTTCTAGGGCTTTGACTACTAAATAGTTAGTGTTAGAACCTTTAGCGAAGGCAACTCTTTTACCCTTGAGTTCCGCTACAGTTTTAATCGGTGAATCTTTCGGCACAATAATCGCTTCGGCTTTGGGACTCCAAGGATCGTAAGCTACATACAGCAATGGAACTCCTCCAGCTTGGGCAAATATAGGCGGTGCTTCGCCTGTGTAACCAAAGTCAATACTACCTGCATTCATCGCTTCTAGCATCGGCGGCCCAGCAGGAAATTCTGTCCATGTCACCTTTGCCCCAGCAGCCGTTAAAGCCTTTTCTACATCTCCCTTGGTTCTCATCGTGTTGAGAATAGTAGCTGCTTTTTGATAACCAATCCGAACTGCAACACCTTGTTTTGTGGGACTAGAGTTTGTTGTGGGTGTGACGGCAGAGTTGTTTGTATTGCCAGGGGAACAAGCCGAGACAACAAAGCTCAAACTTAGTCCCAAGGTAAAACAGCAAATAAGTTGATGAATTCTAGATATCTGATAATTCCGAAGAAAGTTGTTGACTCTCTTCATCCATTGAGGCGATACAAACTGACTCCACATAAGCACAGTGATTACATAACCACAATAAATACTACGGCATTTTGAGCAATTTACCGTATTTTTGTGGTAAAATATTCACATAGATAAATAGCTACAATAATTTGTAATTCCTGACTACCACTAAAAATATGTCTACTGGCAAAAAACTGAGTCTGACAGATGATTTGTACCAATATCTGTTGTCTGTATCCCTGCGCGAACCGGAAATTTTATTACAACTGCGCCAAGAAACTGCTAAACATCCGCGTGCAAATATGCAGGTGGCACCAGAACAAGGACAATTTTTGGCATTTTTAGTACAGCTAATTGGTGCAAAAAAAACTTTAGAAGTAGGTGTATTTACTGGTTATAGTTCTTTGAGCGTGGCTTTGGCATTACCAGCAGATGGTAAGGTTGTAGCCTGTGATGTCAGTGAGGAGTTTACATCTGTGGCTCGTCGCTATTGGGAACAAGCGGGAGTAGCAGATAAGATTGACTTACATCTTGCGCCAGCTACGGAAACTTTAGAACATTTATTAGCTCAAAATCAAGCAGAAAGCTTTGATTTTGCCTTTATTGATGCTGATAAGGAAAATTATTATCGCTATTACGAACTAGCATTACAGTTGGTTAGACCTGGTGGTTTAATTGCAATTGATAATGTATTGTGGTCTGGACAAGTAGCTCAACCGGAAATACAAGATACAGCTACCGTCGCCATTCGGGAGTTTAATAGTAAGCTAGCCCAAGACGATCGCATAGATATTAGTTTAATTACGATCGCAGATGGGCTAACTTTAGCACGTAAACGGCATTAAGATTGGGGATTGGGCATTGGACATTGGGCATCGGGCATTGGGCAGAATAGCACTAAGTTAATCGCAAAGCATTGATATAAATGGCTTTTTGAGTGTGGGGAGTGTGGGGGGAAAGATTTCTTCCCCATCCCCCCACACCTCCCACACCTCCCACACCCTGCCCCCTGCCCCCTGCCCCCTGCCCCCTGCGAATATTAATATGCAAATTAAAAGCACAACAGCTTAATTCTGCGGCTTTTCGGGAATAACTGGTAACTTTGGTTGTTGCTGTTCTTGCTGTTGTTTTAATTTTTCCTGGGCAATGGTTTGATTAGTTTGGGCTATGGTGTTTTTCGGATCTAGTGCTAATGTGGCTGTAAATGCAGCGATCGCATCTTCTAATTTCCCTAGTTTTAATAAAGCTATCCCTTTTCCTAAGAGGATGTTTGCATCTTTGGGTGTGAGGGTGTCGGCGCGATTGTAGGCGGTGAAGGCTTCTTGGTAGCGTCTGAGGTTCAATAGCACTACGCCCCGATTGTACCATCCTAAAGATAATTCTGGATTGATGCCAATGGCGCGATCGGCTGAGGCTAAGGCTTCTTGATGGCGTGATAAATGCCATAAAATGACACTACGATTTGCCAAGCTATTGGCTAGTAGTGTATTTTCTGTAGATTTACTATTTTCTATAGCTTTATTATATGCCGCTAGTGCTTCTGGATAGCGTTCTAAACTTTTGAGAATTCTTCCTTTATTAAACCAAGCTTGGGCATATTTAGGGTTAATAGTTGTAGCGCGATCGCTATTAGCAATAGCTTGGGAATATCTACCTAAATACCATTGGGTGACGGCGCGATTGTTCCAGGCTTCGGCGTAGTTGGGATTGAGGGCGATGGCGCGATCAATTGAAGCTAATCCTTCTTCATAGTTA contains:
- a CDS encoding Mrp/NBP35 family ATP-binding protein, whose product is MSQQEVVELLKQVVEPTLKNDIVSLGMVRNLRIVDDYVYLRLYIGSHQQELQTEVEAKLSALSWCKKTYIQICTIPGVKITLGISSGKGGVGKSTTAVNIAAALSLQGAKVGLLDADVYGPNVPQMLGLGQADVEVIQTPTGEKFLPLEVQGIKLMSVGLLAEENRPLAWRGPVLHKIITQFINDVEWGELDYLLIDLPPGTGDAQITIIQESPICGVILVTTPQQVAVADVRRNIYMFRQVGVPVLGIVENMSYLTCGDCGSRTYIFGSGGGEQLAAELQTPLLGQIPIDSRICSGGDSGNPIATNKQASTASEVFRNIAIALNTTFCYR
- a CDS encoding fumarate reductase/succinate dehydrogenase flavoprotein subunit → MDINTQRIKTDVLVIGGGTAGTMAGIKAKQANPDAEVLILEKANIRRSGAIAMGMDGVNTAIIPGHSTPEQYVREITLANDGILNQKAVYQTGKLGHEVIQELESWGVKFQKDAQGNYDLKQVHRVGKYVLPMPEGKDLKTILTRQVKRHKVKVTNRVMATRVLVKDGRAVGAVGFDVRNGDYIIIQAKAVILCTGACGRLGLPASGYLYGTYENPTNAGDGYSMAYHAGAELSNIECFQVNPLIKDYNGPACAYVAGPFGAHTANAEGNRFISCDYWSGQMMLEIWKELNSGKGPVQLKMTHLDEDTIAEIESILWANERPSRERFHQGRNEDYRTHGVEMHISEIGLCSGHSASGVWVNENAQTTVPGLYAAGDMASVPHNYMIGAFVFGRIAGTHAIEYIQDLDFSEPDAEFLETEKTRIYAPLTRPNGVPHTQVEYKLRRLVNDYLQPPKSGNKIEIGLKHFVQYQQTLDLMGARDPHELMRSLEVHFIRDCAEMAARASLYRQETRWGLYHYRLDYPEKNDDEWFCHTNLRKNESGQMILFKRPVEPYIVKVDTAQELYNVAVR
- a CDS encoding sulfonate ABC transporter substrate-binding protein; the encoded protein is MSFVVSACSPGNTNNSAVTPTTNSSPTKQGVAVRIGYQKAATILNTMRTKGDVEKALTAAGAKVTWTEFPAGPPMLEAMNAGSIDFGYTGEAPPIFAQAGGVPLLYVAYDPWSPKAEAIIVPKDSPIKTVAELKGKRVAFAKGSNTNYLVVKALEAAGLNYTDIKPAYLTPADARAAFEGGNVDAWAIWDPFLAAVEQATGARILTDATNLAPNRGYYLASQAFVNSHPDVLKTLLDEVTKVDKWAANNPQEVAKFLEPELGIPAAALEVAEKRRQYGVLPLTDEVINKQQDIADTFYKIKLIPKQIQVKDIVWQGNK
- a CDS encoding DUF4058 family protein is translated as MGNPFPGMNPYLEQPELWHQVHNRLIVAIADDLTPQIAPKYRVSIEERVYTSVDDILLVGIADVAVANRNIPDSSTTLTAAKLSEPTKVKVPIPEQVTERFLEVRSTQNKEVVAVIEILSPKNKISKEGRIAYENKRHKILASATNLVEIDLLKQGEPMPILGVKITDYSILVSRSYNRPDADLYTFDLKSPIPVFPIPLHESESEPIVDLQRLLNEVYERARFDLAIDYTQPLKIRRSPEEEAWIKDILATV
- a CDS encoding ferredoxin family protein, giving the protein MALINQRVDVPVIVDESKCLEKCMACIEVCPLDVLAKNPETGKAYMKYDECWFCLPCEKECPTNAITVQIPFLLR
- a CDS encoding HEAT repeat domain-containing protein; translated protein: MSISADSELNQWLEMLRSPDVNDRLVAVKTLQHLGEEETIDALIIALNDENVAVQKIAISALWEIANPVAIPALIDCLSSQDEDIRTEAASALNELVSPDDLLLLLDKLQIDDINTQINILVLLRKIHDIQSLPYILSFLQSDNPELRETAITTLRYLNQLDKCPEALDLIFDDSAVVRRAAALTLGHLQDTEVINKLSQALTNDHDWQVRRNAAQSLAIHANHQAIFALETAFSDEHWQVRKATAQALQKIPDMQVMPKLIQALADEYADVRKEAVIALGNLAHCDVIIALQQALDDPDREVAIQAQRAINKIQTDKIVSGE
- a CDS encoding GNAT family N-acetyltransferase translates to MQIIETFSTSRLLAERLQFQHLHELCRMHQNQKVMTTLGGVRSDEETRLFIFNNLHHWQSYGFGLWVFRDKNNHQFVGRAGLRNTIVEGINEVELAYALMDKFWGQGLATEMGEQILKIGFELLKLKDIVCFTLTTNEASQRVMEKLGFKYEREIIHANLPHLFYRLTV
- a CDS encoding class I SAM-dependent methyltransferase; the protein is MSTGKKLSLTDDLYQYLLSVSLREPEILLQLRQETAKHPRANMQVAPEQGQFLAFLVQLIGAKKTLEVGVFTGYSSLSVALALPADGKVVACDVSEEFTSVARRYWEQAGVADKIDLHLAPATETLEHLLAQNQAESFDFAFIDADKENYYRYYELALQLVRPGGLIAIDNVLWSGQVAQPEIQDTATVAIREFNSKLAQDDRIDISLITIADGLTLARKRH